From one Paenibacillus terrae HPL-003 genomic stretch:
- a CDS encoding ABC transporter ATP-binding protein, with product MNRLLEVKDLTISFKTRQGLVQAIRGVNFHVNKGETLAIVGESGSGKSVTSQAVMKLIPTPPGIYQKGQIIFDGQELINKTEKQMQKIRGKEIGLISQDPMTSLNPTMKVGKQITEVLFKHEKISKDAAHKRGIELLNLVGIPHPEQRFNQYPHEFSGGMRQRVVIAMALAANPKLLIADEPTTALDVTIQAQILELMKDLQKKIDTSIIFITHDLGVVAKMADRVAVMYAGQIVETGTVNEIFYNPKHPYTWGLLASMPSLDSHGQKLAAIPGTPPDLLHPPVGDAFAARSAYAMKIDFEKEPPLFQLSDTHFVKSWLLHPDAPAVEPPEAVKAKLRKLDNAFETPVLVEQYGG from the coding sequence ATGAACCGCCTTTTGGAAGTGAAGGACTTAACGATATCTTTCAAGACCCGCCAGGGACTAGTGCAGGCCATTCGTGGCGTAAACTTTCATGTCAATAAAGGAGAGACGCTGGCGATCGTGGGCGAATCCGGCTCAGGCAAAAGTGTAACCTCACAGGCTGTGATGAAGCTGATTCCGACCCCTCCCGGTATTTATCAAAAGGGTCAAATTATTTTTGACGGACAAGAGCTGATTAATAAAACGGAAAAGCAGATGCAGAAAATTCGCGGTAAGGAAATCGGACTGATTTCTCAGGACCCGATGACCTCGCTTAACCCGACGATGAAAGTCGGCAAGCAAATCACGGAAGTGCTTTTCAAACATGAAAAAATATCCAAGGATGCTGCTCACAAACGTGGTATTGAGCTGCTTAATCTGGTAGGTATTCCACATCCGGAGCAGCGTTTTAACCAATACCCGCATGAGTTTAGTGGCGGTATGCGTCAACGTGTCGTTATCGCGATGGCATTAGCTGCCAATCCGAAGCTCCTGATTGCCGATGAGCCGACGACTGCATTGGATGTAACGATTCAAGCTCAAATTTTGGAGCTGATGAAGGACCTTCAAAAGAAGATAGACACTTCCATCATCTTTATTACCCATGATCTCGGCGTTGTAGCGAAGATGGCGGATCGTGTTGCTGTTATGTATGCCGGACAAATCGTGGAAACAGGTACGGTTAATGAAATTTTCTATAACCCGAAACATCCATATACTTGGGGGCTTCTTGCTTCCATGCCAAGTTTGGACAGTCACGGTCAGAAGCTGGCAGCGATTCCGGGTACACCTCCTGATTTGCTTCATCCGCCTGTAGGGGATGCTTTTGCAGCCCGCAGTGCTTATGCGATGAAGATTGACTTTGAGAAAGAGCCTCCACTCTTTCAATTATCCGATACGCACTTTGTGAAATCATGGTTGCTGCATCCGGATGCGCCTGCGGTTGAGCCGCCAGAAGCGGTAAAGGCCAAGCTTCGCAAGCTGGATAATGCATTTGAAACGCCGGTTTTAGTAGAACAATACGGCGGTTAA
- a CDS encoding DUF4183 domain-containing protein, with product MPIIKPVYTAVATAPVASGGAITTTITPAVTRFFATITAGMIGATTTTVPAASFVDDADAPVVALPTLAATDSSNYYINGVIQQSSLFTLSTASLVINSVDITPGVPVVIEISDFSGTASTITTQPTISAPTVTIIT from the coding sequence ATGCCAATTATAAAACCTGTGTATACAGCAGTAGCTACTGCCCCCGTAGCCTCTGGCGGTGCCATAACTACGACCATTACCCCAGCCGTGACTCGTTTTTTTGCAACGATTACAGCCGGGATGATCGGAGCTACAACAACAACCGTTCCTGCTGCAAGCTTTGTAGATGACGCTGATGCTCCAGTAGTTGCTTTGCCAACATTAGCAGCTACGGATTCTTCTAATTATTATATTAACGGAGTTATTCAGCAGAGCTCCTTATTCACCCTAAGCACAGCAAGTCTGGTCATTAACTCCGTAGATATTACACCAGGTGTCCCAGTTGTCATAGAAATATCAGATTTTAGTGGTACAGCCTCCACCATTACAACTCAGCCTACTATCTCTGCTCCTACCGTCACTATTATCACTTAA
- a CDS encoding NAD(P)H-dependent oxidoreductase, translating to MSKKILVIQGNPVVGSYGEALAQSYVKGAEAAGAEVRLLQLSALDFNPNLLGGYRDKLPLEPDLIKAQESIKWAEHLVFVFPIWWGSLPALMKGFIDRTIMPGFAFKYQKGKPMPDKLLKGRTARLITTMDGPGWYYRFFQGQPGHRMMKDSTLHLCGVKPVRSTTIDLMNKLSDQQRKDWLSKVEQLGRSMS from the coding sequence ATGTCTAAAAAGATATTGGTTATTCAAGGAAATCCGGTCGTTGGCAGTTATGGTGAAGCGCTGGCTCAATCCTATGTAAAAGGAGCGGAGGCTGCGGGGGCTGAGGTGCGTTTATTGCAGCTGTCCGCGTTGGACTTTAATCCTAATCTACTAGGTGGTTATCGCGATAAATTGCCGCTGGAGCCGGATTTGATCAAGGCTCAGGAATCCATTAAGTGGGCAGAGCATCTGGTTTTCGTTTTTCCGATCTGGTGGGGGAGCTTGCCTGCATTAATGAAAGGATTCATTGACCGTACCATTATGCCAGGGTTTGCGTTCAAGTATCAAAAAGGAAAACCCATGCCCGACAAGCTCCTAAAAGGCAGAACGGCCCGCCTCATTACTACGATGGACGGACCGGGCTGGTACTACCGATTTTTCCAGGGACAGCCTGGGCATCGGATGATGAAGGATTCCACGCTACATCTATGTGGTGTCAAACCGGTGCGTTCTACTACAATTGATCTCATGAATAAATTATCGGATCAGCAGCGCAAAGATTGGCTGAGTAAGGTCGAGCAGCTGGGGCGAAGTATGAGCTAG
- a CDS encoding DUF4183 domain-containing protein, which yields MTGKQGRPGPRGQQGKSGPAGGQGVTGSPGVQGPPGLTGAQGIPGLAGAQGVPGAAGAPGTPGPVGAGISGATGATGIQGPIGTPGISGSTGAQGVTGPSGPAVDITDIEIVPTAERYFYFAPEDIQSSVTIRVDQFSVDGVQEAFQLFNVGSNSYANLYINGMIQESTSYSLTPSSVTIHLDEGETIYSGTPIIVEIVQFRARYSA from the coding sequence TTGACGGGAAAGCAAGGTAGGCCGGGTCCGAGAGGGCAGCAGGGGAAGTCCGGCCCGGCAGGAGGTCAAGGCGTAACCGGCTCGCCGGGTGTGCAAGGTCCACCAGGACTGACAGGTGCACAAGGCATTCCGGGTTTGGCAGGAGCGCAGGGTGTACCCGGAGCAGCAGGAGCACCTGGAACTCCGGGCCCGGTAGGTGCAGGGATATCAGGAGCGACAGGTGCAACGGGCATACAGGGCCCGATTGGAACACCGGGAATATCCGGCTCAACGGGAGCGCAGGGTGTAACAGGTCCTTCCGGCCCGGCGGTCGACATTACGGATATTGAAATTGTTCCTACCGCTGAACGGTATTTTTATTTTGCTCCCGAGGATATTCAATCTTCGGTCACGATTAGGGTGGATCAATTCTCTGTGGATGGAGTGCAGGAAGCTTTTCAACTATTTAATGTTGGAAGCAACAGCTATGCCAATTTGTATATTAACGGAATGATACAAGAAAGCACTTCGTATAGCCTAACGCCTTCTTCGGTGACGATTCACCTCGACGAAGGAGAAACGATTTACTCCGGTACACCCATTATTGTGGAAATTGTTCAATTTAGGGCGCGATATAGTGCGTGA
- a CDS encoding TetR/AcrR family transcriptional regulator yields MNKKTHVDSKKKDIMQAAMRLFAIKGIDGISVKEIGEAAGVTDAAIYKHFKSKDAMALEVFGQYCNSYTTLIDFYRKQSGSFISRFHQLVDEVLGMHDEDQYGLLLLSQHHELYVEASQSQNTRQPLDALVEFIEQGIQHGELPKQDAKLSGVLIIGAITRLSVSSLEGELPQQLIPFATEVKERLTALLSQGQS; encoded by the coding sequence ATGAACAAGAAAACACATGTAGATAGCAAGAAGAAGGATATTATGCAAGCAGCTATGCGCTTATTTGCGATCAAAGGCATCGACGGCATTTCTGTCAAAGAAATCGGGGAGGCTGCCGGTGTGACGGATGCCGCGATTTATAAGCATTTTAAGAGTAAAGATGCGATGGCCTTGGAAGTATTCGGACAGTATTGCAACAGCTACACCACGTTGATTGACTTCTATCGCAAGCAGAGCGGGAGCTTTATTAGCCGTTTTCATCAATTGGTGGACGAGGTGCTTGGTATGCACGATGAAGACCAGTATGGTCTGCTTCTGTTATCACAGCATCATGAGCTGTATGTGGAGGCAAGCCAAAGCCAAAATACTCGGCAGCCGCTGGATGCGTTAGTCGAATTTATTGAGCAGGGGATTCAGCATGGAGAACTGCCCAAGCAGGATGCCAAGCTATCGGGTGTGCTTATTATTGGAGCCATTACACGCTTGTCCGTATCCAGCCTGGAGGGTGAATTGCCGCAGCAGCTCATTCCGTTTGCAACGGAGGTCAAGGAACGTTTAACCGCTTTATTAAGTCAAGGTCAGTCATGA
- a CDS encoding NADH:flavin oxidoreductase family protein, with protein MTPLQKVVQAIHDQGSKAGLQLWHVGRKGSLPQETAVI; from the coding sequence ATGACCCCGCTGCAAAAAGTCGTACAAGCCATCCATGATCAAGGCTCCAAAGCTGGCCTCCAGCTCTGGCACGTCGGGCGCAAAGGCTCATTGCCTCAGGAAACAGCTGTAATTTGA
- a CDS encoding pectate lyase family protein → MKKRFSLGIAVALLFTTLAPLGTPAHAAGDIGKEVLGSKNGWAAFSTGTTGGSAATASNIFTVTNRKQLVDALGKSSNTTPKIIYVKGTINANVDDNNKPLGLNDYKDPKYDFDAYLKAYDPSTWGKKVPSGTLEKAREASQKNQASRVVIDIPSNTTIVGLGSNAVINGANLQLKKGTDNVIIRNIEFQDAYDYFPQWDPTDGSTGNWNSEYDTITINGATHVWVDHNTFNDGSHPDSGNGTFYGQEYQHHDGLLDVINQADLVTASYNHFYDHDKTSIIGNSDSKTADEGALRVTLHHNYYENTVQRTPRVRYGQVHLYNNYYTGDVKRSEYPSLYIWGAGKSSKIFAENNVIDVAGLSAAKIVTVFGGTALSDTGTLLNGQAVNAGSSAGLSSSVGWKPSLNDKISPSASVKAEVTSQAGSGKL, encoded by the coding sequence ATGAAAAAGAGATTTTCACTCGGCATTGCAGTAGCTCTGCTGTTCACTACCCTTGCTCCTCTTGGCACACCCGCTCATGCGGCAGGCGATATTGGTAAAGAGGTGCTTGGTAGCAAGAACGGATGGGCAGCCTTTTCTACAGGCACAACAGGCGGATCTGCAGCCACAGCTTCCAATATTTTCACCGTAACCAATCGCAAACAACTTGTGGATGCCTTAGGTAAAAGCAGCAATACAACTCCTAAAATCATTTATGTCAAAGGTACGATCAATGCCAATGTCGATGACAATAACAAGCCCTTGGGATTAAACGATTACAAGGATCCTAAATACGATTTTGACGCCTACCTCAAAGCGTATGACCCATCCACATGGGGTAAAAAGGTTCCGTCCGGCACATTGGAAAAGGCACGTGAGGCTTCACAAAAAAATCAAGCCAGTCGTGTCGTCATTGATATTCCGTCTAATACAACGATTGTTGGTTTGGGTAGCAATGCCGTCATTAACGGTGCAAACCTCCAACTGAAAAAAGGGACAGACAACGTCATTATCCGTAATATTGAATTCCAGGATGCCTACGATTATTTCCCTCAGTGGGACCCAACTGACGGTAGTACAGGCAACTGGAATTCGGAATATGACACCATTACAATTAACGGCGCCACACATGTATGGGTAGACCACAATACCTTCAATGATGGGTCTCACCCCGATAGCGGAAACGGCACCTTTTACGGCCAAGAATACCAGCATCATGATGGACTTCTCGATGTGATCAATCAAGCCGATCTGGTTACTGCTTCTTACAATCACTTTTACGATCATGATAAAACATCGATTATTGGCAACAGCGACAGCAAAACAGCAGATGAAGGGGCTTTACGTGTAACCCTGCATCACAATTATTATGAAAACACGGTACAACGCACACCACGCGTGCGGTATGGACAAGTCCATCTGTACAACAATTACTATACAGGTGATGTAAAACGCTCCGAATATCCTTCGCTGTATATATGGGGCGCAGGTAAATCTTCCAAAATCTTCGCCGAAAACAATGTCATCGACGTTGCAGGTTTGTCCGCAGCTAAAATCGTAACTGTCTTTGGAGGCACCGCGCTGTCCGACACAGGCACCCTCCTGAATGGACAAGCCGTAAATGCAGGCTCCAGCGCGGGTCTCAGCTCCTCTGTAGGCTGGAAACCATCGCTGAACGATAAGATTTCTCCATCCGCCAGCGTGAAGGCAGAAGTCACTTCCCAAGCCGGTTCCGGCAAGCTGTAA
- a CDS encoding sensor histidine kinase, whose translation MRTMRAKILLSLSIAMLITVCITVVLFIRLIDDLLVNQAKSKLHEQARKAVHIMSDGGFDRLDNAELNYVIKGMLLSADYFILSTDNRIIDSSVSGMEGKKIESLLLIRQGFFASVHPSAHDLATVHEGVAVLQGKKILFTNEELPGQPFRIFVYSPLSSLRALYVPLMRTTLLSIVASFVVILVIGLMVVSRLVRPLKRLKEAVGNYEPNQPQDSDFPQADKSEIGELIGTFHSMSTRIQQHHHGQIEFLQNVSHELRTPLMSIQGYVYAIQDQVVSQDEGLSIIKVQSQRLIDMVEKLLQLSRLEALDEEWPVSLIDLKSMAEDAIHLLMPVAAERSVSLRVEGEGLHVAVPAEQLFRMMLNLLQNAVRHTSTEVVIHLEAGTTPEVVWVIHVDDDGDGLSEQEAAEVFGRFYTGSNGVTGLGLAICRQIASRLNGELICTRSPLGGARFSYIQRML comes from the coding sequence ATGCGTACGATGAGAGCTAAAATACTGCTGTCTCTATCCATCGCAATGCTCATTACCGTCTGTATTACGGTGGTTTTGTTCATCAGGCTTATCGACGATCTTCTTGTAAATCAGGCTAAATCCAAGCTTCATGAGCAGGCACGAAAAGCCGTTCATATTATGAGCGACGGAGGCTTTGATCGGCTGGATAACGCTGAGCTTAACTATGTTATCAAAGGTATGCTTTTGTCTGCCGATTATTTTATTTTAAGCACGGATAATCGCATCATCGACTCCAGTGTTTCTGGAATGGAGGGCAAGAAGATAGAGAGTTTGCTATTGATCCGTCAGGGATTTTTTGCATCCGTTCATCCGTCTGCTCATGATCTGGCTACCGTACATGAAGGGGTTGCTGTGCTCCAAGGTAAAAAGATACTGTTTACAAATGAAGAACTGCCCGGTCAGCCTTTTCGTATTTTTGTATATTCACCGCTGTCTTCTTTAAGAGCACTGTATGTGCCATTAATGAGAACCACGCTGCTATCCATTGTCGCGAGCTTTGTCGTCATTCTCGTCATTGGACTGATGGTCGTTTCACGCTTGGTACGCCCACTCAAACGTTTGAAGGAGGCCGTAGGCAACTATGAACCGAATCAACCGCAGGATAGTGATTTTCCGCAGGCAGACAAAAGCGAGATTGGCGAGCTGATCGGTACTTTTCATTCCATGTCGACCCGTATTCAGCAGCATCACCACGGTCAAATTGAATTTTTGCAAAATGTATCTCACGAGCTAAGGACACCGTTAATGTCCATTCAGGGCTACGTATACGCCATTCAGGATCAGGTGGTCTCCCAGGATGAAGGACTGAGCATCATCAAAGTACAGTCGCAGCGGTTAATTGACATGGTGGAAAAGCTGCTTCAGCTATCGAGGCTGGAGGCGCTGGATGAAGAATGGCCTGTCTCATTGATTGATCTGAAAAGCATGGCAGAGGACGCCATTCATTTGCTGATGCCAGTGGCTGCTGAACGTTCTGTTTCGCTTCGAGTGGAGGGTGAGGGACTGCATGTGGCCGTTCCGGCTGAACAGTTATTCCGCATGATGCTGAATTTGTTGCAAAATGCGGTTCGACACACCTCCACCGAGGTTGTCATACATTTGGAGGCGGGAACCACACCGGAGGTCGTATGGGTAATCCATGTGGATGATGACGGAGACGGTTTGAGCGAACAAGAGGCAGCGGAGGTGTTCGGACGATTCTATACTGGCTCGAACGGGGTCACAGGTCTTGGATTGGCTATTTGCCGTCAAATTGCCTCCCGGCTAAACGGGGAACTGATCTGCACACGTTCACCCTTGGGTGGAGCGCGGTTCAGCTATATTCAACGCATGTTATAA
- a CDS encoding cyclase family protein — translation MAEHLADILKLLKQKEWVDMSHAFYPEIPHFPVFDNVKVDTLFTHDDGFFVKQYCFPGQYGTHIDAPVHFVKGKRYLHELSLKELVLPLVVIDRSAAVAANPDYELTVADIVDFEKEHGRIADQSFVAFRSDWSKRWPDSEAFSNKDATGDAHCTGWSLEALRFLVEERNVAAIGHETLDTDSSVAYRKAGKLVGEYYILEQDRYQVEVLTNLDKLPATGAVIYNIVPSIQDSPGFPVRSFAILP, via the coding sequence ATGGCAGAGCATTTAGCAGATATCTTGAAGTTATTGAAGCAAAAAGAGTGGGTGGATATGTCCCACGCCTTTTATCCTGAAATTCCTCATTTTCCGGTATTCGATAATGTTAAGGTTGACACGCTGTTTACTCATGACGATGGTTTTTTTGTGAAGCAATACTGTTTTCCGGGTCAGTATGGCACTCATATTGACGCGCCAGTTCATTTTGTGAAGGGCAAACGTTATTTACATGAGCTTTCCTTGAAGGAACTGGTTCTGCCACTGGTTGTTATTGATCGTTCAGCAGCTGTCGCCGCTAATCCCGACTATGAGCTTACAGTTGCGGATATTGTAGACTTTGAGAAGGAGCATGGACGGATTGCCGATCAATCCTTTGTCGCCTTTCGCAGTGATTGGAGCAAGCGTTGGCCTGATTCGGAAGCTTTTTCGAACAAGGATGCAACCGGAGACGCACACTGCACGGGCTGGTCGCTGGAAGCGCTGCGTTTTTTGGTGGAAGAACGGAATGTGGCTGCCATCGGACATGAAACGCTGGATACCGATTCCTCCGTGGCCTATCGCAAAGCAGGGAAGCTGGTAGGGGAATATTACATATTGGAACAGGATCGTTATCAGGTTGAGGTGCTGACGAATTTGGATAAGCTGCCTGCGACGGGTGCTGTTATTTATAATATCGTACCGAGCATTCAGGATTCCCCCGGATTTCCGGTGCGTTCTTTTGCTATTTTGCCTTAA
- a CDS encoding carbohydrate ABC transporter permease — MKLKKVHAYVFVFPSLFLTLVFGIYPLLWALRYMFYDYQGFGTPVFIGLDNFGRVLRDHQFWSSVGNTGIYALGKLLVTVPLSLILAIILNRKLKGRSLLRAIYYLPTIFSASVMAIVFFIIFNSYNGILNQLLLKYHLVSAPINWLGADHAMLTTIIIAIWGAVGNYMLLFLAGLQGIPNDLYEAASLDGANEFQKLKYVTIPMLGPVMQMIIMLAITISLKGYESIMVLTEGGPYGKTEVMYLYLFKLLFPVSAESQSLQQLGYGSAVGFTTALIVGGVTFIYFRISKKLNDVY; from the coding sequence ATGAAACTGAAAAAAGTACACGCCTATGTGTTTGTATTCCCGAGTTTGTTTCTGACCCTTGTGTTTGGCATTTATCCTCTGCTTTGGGCGCTTCGCTATATGTTCTATGATTATCAGGGCTTCGGGACGCCTGTTTTTATTGGCCTCGATAATTTTGGGCGAGTTCTGCGCGACCATCAATTTTGGTCCTCTGTGGGAAATACCGGGATTTATGCTCTCGGCAAGTTGCTCGTAACCGTTCCGTTATCCTTGATTTTGGCTATTATTTTGAATCGCAAGTTAAAGGGACGTTCCTTGCTGCGGGCGATTTATTATTTGCCCACGATTTTCAGCGCCTCAGTTATGGCGATCGTCTTTTTTATTATCTTCAACTCCTATAACGGAATTTTGAACCAACTGCTGCTCAAGTATCATCTTGTCTCTGCCCCGATTAACTGGCTTGGTGCTGATCATGCCATGCTGACTACCATTATCATCGCCATCTGGGGCGCTGTGGGCAACTACATGCTGCTGTTCCTCGCTGGTCTTCAAGGCATTCCCAACGATCTTTATGAAGCGGCTTCGCTTGACGGCGCCAATGAGTTCCAGAAGCTTAAGTATGTGACCATTCCGATGCTGGGGCCTGTAATGCAGATGATCATCATGCTGGCCATTACTATTTCCCTCAAGGGCTATGAGAGCATCATGGTGCTGACCGAAGGTGGGCCTTACGGAAAAACAGAGGTGATGTATCTGTATCTGTTCAAGCTGCTGTTCCCGGTGTCGGCTGAAAGCCAGTCGCTCCAGCAATTGGGTTACGGCAGTGCCGTCGGCTTCACTACAGCGTTGATTGTAGGGGGAGTTACGTTCATCTACTTCCGTATTTCCAAGAAGCTGAATGATGTTTACTAG
- a CDS encoding NADPH dehydrogenase: MIDVSTCGILPDVPSVYPGYQAPYSEAIHQAADIPTAAVGLITHRIQAEEICVMVGLIWWR, from the coding sequence TTGATCGATGTCAGCACCTGCGGTATATTGCCGGACGTGCCGAGCGTGTATCCGGGCTATCAAGCACCGTACTCGGAGGCCATTCATCAGGCTGCTGATATTCCGACTGCTGCCGTAGGACTGATCACTCACAGGATTCAGGCAGAGGAAATTTGCGTAATGGTCGGGCTGATCTGGTGGCGATAG
- a CDS encoding response regulator transcription factor: MTKIVVVDDDVFILQLISEYLKKESYEVTSFSSGKTLVEHIRSNHPDCLVLDIMMPGVDGLSLLTQLREFTEMPIIMISARGEESDRIHGLELGCSDFLTKPFNPRELVGRVKAMLRLTKAGTSAPDDKEAAEADGNVCRAGNLCIFAEFRKVTVDGQELNLTSREFDLLLFLSNHLERPFGREHLIQQVWSYDFIGDVRVVDDLVKRIRKKLAECHSTLVINTVWGFGYKATVQEQ; encoded by the coding sequence ATGACGAAAATAGTAGTAGTAGATGACGACGTGTTCATTTTGCAATTAATATCTGAATATTTAAAAAAGGAATCCTACGAGGTGACTTCCTTTTCCAGTGGAAAAACACTGGTAGAGCATATCCGTTCCAACCATCCGGATTGCCTCGTTCTCGATATCATGATGCCCGGAGTTGACGGGCTTTCCCTGCTGACTCAACTGCGCGAATTTACGGAAATGCCGATTATTATGATCTCCGCTCGCGGGGAAGAAAGTGACCGTATTCACGGGCTGGAGCTGGGATGCAGTGATTTTTTAACCAAGCCATTCAATCCTCGGGAGCTGGTTGGCAGAGTCAAAGCCATGCTGAGGCTGACCAAGGCCGGAACATCTGCACCGGACGATAAGGAGGCAGCAGAGGCAGACGGAAATGTATGTCGTGCGGGCAATCTCTGTATTTTCGCTGAATTTCGTAAGGTAACGGTGGACGGTCAAGAGCTGAATCTAACCTCGCGTGAATTTGATCTGCTGCTGTTTCTTTCGAATCATCTGGAAAGACCTTTTGGCAGGGAGCATCTGATTCAGCAGGTGTGGAGCTATGATTTTATAGGTGATGTGAGGGTCGTGGATGATCTGGTCAAACGAATTCGTAAAAAGCTGGCAGAATGCCACTCTACGCTCGTCATTAATACCGTTTGGGGATTCGGATATAAAGCAACGGTTCAGGAGCAGTAG
- a CDS encoding GH12 family glycosyl hydrolase domain-containing protein encodes MGQGQVQGWNVFSFVRKSNTSSASFNIKNFTDYMIYTKKWMSNAKFVSSVEFGTEIFGGSGSMNISKWNVNVQ; translated from the coding sequence GTGGGGCAAGGACAGGTTCAAGGCTGGAACGTGTTTTCCTTTGTGAGAAAGTCCAATACGAGTAGCGCGTCGTTCAATATCAAAAATTTTACCGACTATATGATTTATACAAAAAAATGGATGAGTAACGCGAAATTCGTCAGCAGCGTGGAATTCGGTACTGAAATTTTCGGTGGTAGCGGCTCTATGAATATCAGCAAATGGAATGTTAACGTACAATAG
- a CDS encoding carbohydrate ABC transporter permease, with translation MNPTNTYHTLSPKLARWTGKTVLWVFLLTAAILAIFPIVIVVLGSFKTNQELTSSATIWPQSWHFSNYVQAWKNANFSRFTLNSIFVSVATTIGTLLVASMSAYAVNRVHFFGKKAYSLLMASTLFISIGAVVLRPQFDLMVMLGLNKTLWGIIIILVSAHATCYFMLIGFFRSIPKDLDEAAMIDGCNFYSVYWRIVLPLLRPALAVAGLSAFQGSWNEYILPLVFTMSNPELQTLPVGLANLRYGIGAAAEIQLMMAGACLSILPLLVVYVFANKSFMQVTLGAVKG, from the coding sequence ATGAATCCTACTAATACCTACCATACCTTATCCCCAAAGCTGGCTCGCTGGACCGGCAAGACGGTCCTCTGGGTGTTCCTGCTCACGGCGGCCATTCTAGCGATATTCCCGATTGTCATCGTGGTACTCGGCTCGTTCAAGACGAATCAGGAGCTGACAAGCAGTGCAACCATCTGGCCCCAAAGCTGGCACTTCTCCAACTATGTCCAGGCTTGGAAGAACGCCAATTTCTCCCGCTTTACCCTGAACAGCATTTTTGTAAGCGTGGCCACGACGATCGGCACCCTGCTGGTCGCGTCCATGTCCGCCTATGCAGTGAACCGGGTACATTTTTTCGGCAAAAAGGCGTACTCTCTGCTCATGGCATCCACCTTGTTTATCTCGATCGGGGCCGTGGTGCTGCGTCCGCAATTTGATTTGATGGTCATGCTCGGCCTGAACAAAACGCTGTGGGGGATCATCATTATACTAGTCAGCGCACATGCCACCTGTTATTTTATGCTGATCGGATTTTTCAGAAGCATTCCCAAGGATCTAGATGAGGCAGCGATGATTGACGGCTGCAACTTTTATTCGGTGTACTGGCGGATTGTGCTCCCGTTATTGCGACCGGCGCTTGCCGTTGCCGGGCTATCAGCATTTCAGGGCTCATGGAATGAGTATATTTTGCCGCTTGTTTTCACGATGAGCAATCCAGAGTTGCAGACGCTGCCAGTAGGGTTGGCCAACCTGCGGTACGGCATCGGAGCCGCCGCCGAGATTCAATTGATGATGGCTGGCGCCTGCCTGTCCATTCTGCCGCTTCTGGTAGTCTATGTGTTCGCCAATAAATCGTTTATGCAAGTTACCCTTGGTGCTGTCAAGGGGTAG